In the Maribacter sp. MJ134 genome, one interval contains:
- a CDS encoding peptidylprolyl isomerase: MEDGIYAKFNTSKGEILVKLTHDKTPGTVGNFVGLAEGDKENSVKGKGEPYYNGLKFHRVIPDFMIQGGCPQGTGTGDAGYKFDDEFHPELDHSEPGVLSMANAGPGTNGSQFFITHVPTPWLDNKHTVFGHVASGQEVVDSIAQGDSLDTVEIVRVGDEAKNWDAVAAFDKFEASGKERIAAAKAAQAAELDKVAAGFEATDSGLRYKMIQKGSGAKAESGKKVSVHYEGSLLNGQVFDSSYKRNSPIDFQLGVGQVIPGWDEGIGLLKVGDKARFVIPSDLAYGSAGAGGVIPPNATLIFDVELMNVG; this comes from the coding sequence ATGGAAGATGGAATTTATGCCAAATTCAACACATCAAAAGGCGAAATATTAGTAAAATTAACACACGATAAAACTCCGGGAACAGTAGGTAACTTTGTTGGTCTTGCCGAAGGGGATAAAGAAAATTCGGTTAAGGGAAAAGGCGAGCCGTACTACAACGGACTAAAATTTCACAGGGTCATTCCTGATTTTATGATACAAGGGGGTTGCCCGCAGGGTACCGGTACCGGTGACGCCGGTTATAAGTTCGATGATGAATTTCATCCAGAGCTAGACCACAGTGAGCCGGGAGTGCTATCCATGGCCAATGCAGGTCCAGGAACTAATGGAAGTCAGTTCTTTATAACACATGTTCCTACACCTTGGTTGGATAACAAACATACTGTTTTTGGACATGTGGCATCCGGACAAGAAGTGGTGGATAGCATTGCCCAAGGGGATAGTTTGGACACTGTTGAAATTGTAAGAGTAGGTGATGAGGCCAAGAACTGGGATGCTGTAGCAGCTTTTGATAAGTTTGAAGCTTCTGGAAAAGAGCGTATAGCAGCTGCAAAAGCAGCACAAGCCGCCGAGTTGGATAAAGTTGCGGCAGGTTTTGAGGCTACCGACTCTGGATTACGTTATAAAATGATTCAGAAGGGTAGTGGCGCAAAAGCCGAAAGTGGTAAAAAGGTATCCGTACATTATGAGGGTTCTTTATTGAACGGTCAGGTATTTGATTCTTCATATAAAAGAAATTCTCCTATAGATTTTCAATTAGGGGTTGGTCAAGTAATTCCAGGATGGGATGAAGGTATTGGACTTTTGAAAGTAGGGGACAAGGCGCGGTTCGTGATTCCGTCTGATTTAGCCTATGGTAGCGCAGGAGCTGGTGGAGTTATTCCTCCGAATGCAACACTGATATTCGATGTGGAATTAATGAACGTGGGATAA
- a CDS encoding peroxiredoxin, whose protein sequence is MATIRLGDTAPNFTAESSVGTLNFYDYLGDSWGILFSHPADFTPVCTTELGTAAKFKDEFDKRNVKMIALSVDSAASHTEWIKDINEVQHTVVNFPIIADEDKSVSHLYDMIHPKADNNLTVRSVFIIAPDKTVKLILTYPASTGRNFYELLRVIDSLQLTAYHKVATPANWDKGQDVVVSPSIPTAEAKTIFKKGVEEIKPYLRMTPDPLA, encoded by the coding sequence ATGGCTACGATACGATTAGGAGATACCGCACCGAATTTTACTGCAGAAAGCTCTGTGGGAACTCTAAATTTTTATGATTACCTAGGAGATAGTTGGGGAATATTATTCTCACATCCTGCGGATTTCACACCTGTTTGTACTACAGAATTGGGTACCGCGGCAAAATTTAAGGATGAATTTGACAAGCGGAACGTTAAAATGATTGCCTTGAGTGTAGACAGTGCAGCTTCCCATACAGAATGGATAAAGGATATAAATGAAGTACAGCATACCGTTGTAAATTTCCCCATTATAGCGGATGAGGATAAATCCGTGTCTCATCTTTACGATATGATACATCCAAAGGCGGATAACAATTTAACGGTACGTTCCGTATTTATAATTGCCCCCGATAAAACCGTAAAATTAATCCTTACTTATCCTGCCTCGACAGGACGAAACTTCTATGAGCTATTACGTGTAATAGACTCACTTCAACTCACCGCCTACCATAAAGTAGCCACTCCGGCAAATTGGGATAAAGGACAGGATGTAGTGGTGAGCCCTTCTATTCCTACTGCAGAAGCAAAGACGATCTTTAAAAAAGGTGTAGAAGAAATAAAGCCGTATTTACGAATGACGCCCGATCCTTTGGCATAA
- a CDS encoding sigma-54-dependent transcriptional regulator: MSKILVIEDEAAIRRVLVKILSEENNAYVLEEAEDGLKGLETIKNNDYDLVLCDIKMPKMDGVEVLEAARKIKPEIPFIMISGHGDLDTAVNTMRLGAFDYISKPPDLNRLLTTVRNALDRKELVVENKILKKKVSKNYEMVGESQEIEAIKDMIEKVAPTDARVLITGSNGTGKELVAHWIHEKSARSSAPFIEVNCAAIPSELIESELFGHVKGAFTSAVKDRAGKFEAANKGTIFLDEIGDMSLSAQAKVLRALQESKISRVGTDKDIKVDVRVVAATNKDLQQEIADGKFREDLYHRLAVILIKVPALNERRDDIPLLINHFTKKVTEEQGIADKSFSKDAVKLLKAYDWTGNIRELRNVVERLIILGGDEVSEDDVKLFASK; this comes from the coding sequence ATGTCAAAGATTTTGGTAATAGAGGATGAGGCCGCAATTAGAAGAGTATTGGTTAAAATACTATCTGAGGAGAACAACGCTTATGTTTTAGAGGAAGCGGAAGATGGACTCAAGGGGTTGGAAACCATAAAGAATAACGATTACGACTTGGTACTCTGTGATATAAAGATGCCAAAAATGGATGGTGTCGAAGTACTGGAGGCTGCCAGAAAAATAAAACCGGAGATACCTTTTATCATGATTTCTGGCCATGGAGATTTAGATACCGCAGTGAACACTATGAGACTGGGAGCCTTCGACTATATTTCTAAACCGCCGGATTTAAACAGACTGCTAACTACTGTTAGAAATGCACTGGATAGAAAAGAACTTGTCGTAGAGAATAAAATTTTAAAGAAAAAAGTTAGCAAGAACTATGAAATGGTTGGTGAAAGTCAAGAGATTGAAGCCATAAAGGACATGATAGAAAAAGTGGCTCCAACAGATGCCCGGGTTCTTATTACGGGTTCTAATGGAACGGGTAAGGAACTGGTTGCGCATTGGATACATGAAAAAAGTGCAAGAAGTAGCGCACCCTTTATAGAAGTGAACTGTGCGGCAATACCTTCTGAATTGATAGAAAGCGAACTTTTTGGACATGTAAAGGGGGCATTTACCTCTGCGGTCAAAGATCGTGCGGGAAAATTTGAAGCGGCAAATAAGGGAACCATTTTCTTGGACGAAATCGGTGATATGAGCTTATCTGCTCAAGCCAAGGTACTTAGGGCTTTACAGGAGAGTAAAATTTCTCGTGTGGGTACGGATAAGGATATTAAGGTAGACGTTAGGGTCGTAGCGGCTACTAACAAGGACTTACAGCAAGAAATAGCGGACGGTAAATTCCGTGAAGACTTGTATCATAGGTTGGCCGTTATCTTAATTAAAGTCCCGGCATTAAACGAGAGAAGGGATGACATTCCTTTATTAATCAATCACTTTACAAAGAAAGTAACGGAGGAGCAGGGAATAGCGGACAAATCATTTTCTAAGGACGCCGTAAAACTTCTTAAAGCCTATGATTGGACGGGTAATATTCGTGAATTACGAAATGTTGTTGAACGTCTTATTATATTGGGTGGTGATGAAGTTTCTGAGGATGACGTAAAGTTGTTCGCTAGCAAATAA
- a CDS encoding YfiT family bacillithiol transferase, which yields MRDLRYPIGKFNCPDKLTTEQISEYILELETLPSRLEDLVTDFSNDQLETPYRPGGWTVRQVVHHIADSHHHSYTRFKWALTEDEPLIKAYEEKDWSSLFDARTAPISLSLHYIRALHAKLVFLLKGIAADDMKKCYLHPEGNFKVSVAENIAKYAWHGNHHFAHIKNLAQREDW from the coding sequence ATGAGAGACTTACGTTATCCTATTGGGAAATTCAATTGTCCGGATAAGCTTACTACAGAACAGATTTCTGAATATATTCTGGAATTGGAAACGCTGCCAAGTCGTTTGGAAGATTTGGTCACGGATTTTTCCAATGATCAATTGGAAACACCCTATAGGCCGGGAGGATGGACCGTGAGACAAGTGGTACATCATATCGCAGACAGTCATCATCATAGTTATACCCGTTTTAAATGGGCGCTTACAGAAGATGAGCCTTTAATCAAAGCTTATGAGGAGAAAGATTGGAGTAGCCTTTTTGACGCGCGTACGGCACCAATTTCCCTATCGCTCCACTATATCAGAGCGCTACATGCCAAGTTGGTATTTTTACTCAAAGGCATTGCTGCAGATGATATGAAGAAATGCTATCTGCATCCAGAAGGTAATTTTAAAGTCTCCGTAGCTGAAAATATTGCCAAATATGCATGGCACGGTAATCATCATTTTGCGCATATTAAAAATTT
- a CDS encoding mechanosensitive ion channel family protein, producing the protein MIQEETEKLKEIIEDDIWGTIKEFLNLGFHYGEGEKSIHITIGLLLLLTAAFIVTSFFLRWIRQFFTRKMENDDKLKFVSIFKFIKYVVYIVVILFTMSTAGIDITILITASAALFVGLGLALQELFQDIIGGIFIILDKSLRVGDIVEVDNRVGKVFEIKLRTTRAITRDDKVIIIPNHKFISDIVYNYTQNHKTTREDVTIGVAYGSDVQLVTKILEEVVQNQRGVLKNPKPFVLFEDFGDSALLFSLNFFISDSFTDPRIKSEIRYKIDAEFRKNNVVIPFPQRDVHIFQQKPFQHSNVQNTDKEWGMGED; encoded by the coding sequence ATGATTCAGGAGGAAACCGAGAAACTAAAGGAAATTATCGAGGATGATATCTGGGGTACCATTAAGGAGTTTTTGAACTTAGGGTTTCACTATGGAGAAGGTGAAAAATCAATCCACATTACCATAGGGCTATTACTTTTACTAACCGCCGCTTTTATTGTCACCAGTTTTTTTCTTAGATGGATTCGCCAGTTTTTTACCCGAAAAATGGAGAACGATGATAAACTGAAGTTTGTTAGTATTTTCAAGTTTATCAAGTACGTGGTCTATATCGTAGTTATACTGTTTACCATGAGTACTGCGGGTATAGATATCACTATACTCATTACAGCTTCGGCCGCTTTATTCGTGGGTCTGGGGCTTGCCTTGCAGGAACTGTTCCAAGATATCATTGGGGGAATATTCATTATTTTGGATAAATCGCTCAGGGTAGGAGATATTGTAGAAGTAGACAATCGGGTAGGAAAGGTTTTTGAGATTAAACTCCGCACCACTAGGGCCATTACCAGAGACGATAAGGTAATTATAATTCCCAACCACAAGTTCATTAGTGATATTGTCTATAATTATACCCAAAACCACAAGACCACTAGAGAGGATGTTACTATTGGAGTGGCATACGGAAGTGATGTTCAATTGGTCACCAAAATATTGGAGGAGGTGGTTCAAAACCAAAGGGGAGTACTTAAAAACCCGAAACCTTTTGTATTATTCGAAGATTTTGGGGATTCCGCATTGCTGTTTTCTCTGAACTTCTTTATTAGTGATAGTTTTACGGACCCCAGGATAAAGAGTGAAATTCGGTATAAAATCGATGCCGAATTTAGAAAAAATAATGTGGTCATACCTTTTCCACAGCGAGATGTGCATATTTTCCAGCAAAAACCGTTTCAACATAGTAATGTTCAAAATACAGATAAAGAATGGGGAATGGGCGAAGATTAG
- a CDS encoding M20/M25/M40 family metallo-hydrolase encodes MKINYKVKNKIGLLALLLFLTGTVQAQNKDEIQIRKIYDTALEDGKAYDWLNYLSNQIGGRLSGSIQAEQAVNYTKSQLDSLGLDRVWLQPVMVPKWVRGTPEFAYFETTPGVTTNVPITALGGSVPTPQKGIKAKIIEVQGLEELESLGREKIQGKIVFYNRPMDAKLINTFSAYSGAVDQRGRGAVAASKYGALGVIVRSMNLRLDDFPHTGGMGYGDLPEAERIPAAAISTNAADLLSTAVKLNPEILFYFKQNCKQFPDVQSFNVIGEIKGSTYPDEILVVGGHLDSWDLGDGSHDDGAGCVQSMEVLRILKKTDYRPKRTIRAVLFMNEENGLRGGKKYAEVALANKENHIFALESDSGGFTPRGFSFDTTDDSFQQVKSWAHLFEPYLTNLFTKGGSGADIGPLKNENIVLAGLRPDSQRYFDYHHAENDTFEHVNKRELELGAAAMTSLIYLFDAYGTDVSKGE; translated from the coding sequence ATGAAAATCAACTACAAGGTGAAAAATAAGATAGGTCTACTGGCATTATTACTTTTTTTAACAGGTACAGTCCAGGCCCAGAACAAAGACGAGATTCAGATTCGTAAAATTTACGATACCGCACTGGAAGATGGAAAGGCGTATGATTGGTTAAATTACCTTTCCAATCAGATTGGTGGACGTCTTTCGGGTTCTATACAGGCAGAACAAGCCGTAAACTATACCAAATCGCAATTAGATTCCCTAGGCTTGGACCGCGTATGGTTACAGCCGGTAATGGTACCCAAATGGGTAAGGGGTACACCGGAATTCGCCTATTTTGAAACCACACCGGGGGTTACAACAAATGTACCTATCACCGCACTTGGTGGTTCTGTACCTACACCGCAAAAGGGTATTAAGGCCAAAATCATAGAGGTACAAGGGCTAGAGGAACTGGAGTCTCTGGGAAGAGAAAAAATCCAAGGAAAAATTGTTTTTTACAACCGTCCTATGGATGCTAAACTGATCAATACCTTTTCTGCGTATTCCGGAGCCGTAGACCAAAGGGGTAGAGGTGCTGTAGCCGCTTCAAAATACGGTGCTCTTGGGGTCATTGTGCGTTCTATGAACCTTCGTTTGGACGATTTTCCGCATACCGGAGGTATGGGCTATGGAGACTTGCCGGAAGCGGAACGAATCCCCGCGGCGGCCATTAGTACCAATGCTGCCGACCTATTGAGTACCGCGGTAAAACTGAATCCAGAAATACTATTCTATTTTAAACAGAACTGCAAGCAGTTTCCCGATGTGCAGTCCTTTAATGTGATTGGAGAAATAAAGGGAAGTACCTATCCGGACGAGATACTTGTCGTAGGCGGTCATTTAGATTCTTGGGATTTGGGTGATGGTTCGCATGATGATGGCGCTGGGTGCGTACAGAGTATGGAGGTATTGCGAATCTTGAAGAAAACAGATTATCGACCCAAGCGTACGATTAGGGCCGTTCTTTTTATGAACGAGGAAAATGGCCTAAGAGGTGGCAAGAAGTATGCTGAGGTAGCTCTAGCGAATAAGGAGAACCATATTTTTGCCTTGGAGAGTGATTCTGGGGGATTTACCCCAAGGGGATTTTCATTTGATACTACGGATGACAGTTTTCAACAAGTAAAGTCCTGGGCGCATCTTTTTGAACCTTATCTGACGAACTTGTTTACCAAAGGAGGCAGTGGTGCGGATATTGGTCCATTGAAGAACGAAAATATAGTTTTAGCCGGACTACGACCGGATTCTCAGCGGTATTTTGATTACCACCATGCAGAGAACGATACTTTTGAGCACGTAAATAAAAGAGAATTGGAACTGGGCGCCGCCGCTATGACCAGTCTTATTTATCTTTTTGATGCCTATGGTACTGATGTTTCGAAAGGGGAGTAG
- a CDS encoding ABC transporter permease, whose product MNKLPLIIKREYLAKVRNKSFVIMTFLSPILMVGMILLIAYLTKLNDNEKRVISVLNESDYFSNSFLTTDTTSFVRFKDISLEEAKDSTLNMGYYGLVYLPNEADLEKVAKRSFFYSKESPSTSVLEKLEGLFKDRLRQERLRELGISAQQYSEMDSSYEMNISTFSGEQNLKGINEIKAVIGGGFGYLIMMFIIIYGGFVMRSVIEEKTSRIIEVIISSVKPFQLMLGKIIGTSLAGITQFGIWIVSGTLLLVIAMTIFDIDPATISGGGLNPTRVDTGMPSADMTMQLYAQELFDIPWVMLITFFLVYFILGYLIYSSIYAAIGAAVDNETDTQQFIFPIILPLMLAIYVGFFSVFSNPHGPIAVGFSLFPLTSPIVMLMRLPGGIGEGGVPVWQLITSILILIATFIGIVWLAAKIYRVGILMYGKKPSYKELFKWLKY is encoded by the coding sequence ATGAATAAATTACCGTTGATCATTAAACGAGAGTATCTGGCAAAGGTCCGTAATAAATCCTTTGTGATCATGACTTTTTTGAGTCCTATCCTTATGGTCGGTATGATTTTGCTTATTGCCTATCTCACCAAATTAAACGATAACGAAAAAAGAGTGATATCGGTTTTAAACGAGAGCGATTATTTTTCCAATTCTTTTTTAACAACGGATACTACATCCTTTGTACGATTTAAGGATATAAGTTTAGAAGAAGCAAAGGACTCTACCCTGAACATGGGTTATTATGGTTTGGTCTATCTCCCCAATGAAGCTGATTTGGAAAAGGTAGCAAAAAGGTCGTTTTTCTACAGTAAGGAATCACCTAGTACATCGGTCTTGGAAAAATTAGAAGGCTTGTTCAAGGACAGACTGCGGCAAGAGCGTTTGCGAGAACTTGGCATATCTGCCCAGCAGTATTCAGAAATGGATAGCTCATACGAAATGAATATCTCCACTTTCTCGGGGGAACAGAACCTTAAAGGCATCAATGAGATAAAAGCTGTTATTGGCGGTGGGTTCGGATATCTTATTATGATGTTCATTATTATTTACGGAGGCTTTGTAATGCGCAGTGTTATCGAGGAAAAAACCAGTAGAATAATAGAAGTCATTATATCTTCTGTTAAGCCTTTTCAGTTAATGTTGGGTAAAATTATCGGTACTTCTTTGGCTGGCATTACTCAGTTTGGAATATGGATAGTATCCGGTACGCTATTATTGGTTATTGCAATGACCATTTTTGATATAGACCCGGCCACCATTTCCGGAGGAGGTCTAAACCCCACCCGAGTAGATACAGGGATGCCATCTGCGGATATGACCATGCAGTTGTATGCTCAAGAACTTTTTGATATTCCCTGGGTCATGCTAATCACTTTCTTTCTGGTCTACTTTATTTTGGGGTATTTAATTTATAGTTCCATATATGCCGCTATCGGTGCTGCCGTGGATAACGAGACAGATACGCAGCAATTTATTTTTCCTATAATCCTGCCCCTAATGCTGGCCATATATGTTGGCTTCTTTTCGGTTTTCAGTAATCCGCACGGGCCAATCGCCGTGGGTTTCTCCCTTTTTCCACTTACATCCCCTATTGTGATGTTAATGAGACTACCGGGAGGTATAGGTGAGGGAGGTGTTCCGGTCTGGCAATTGATAACATCCATTTTAATATTAATAGCTACCTTTATTGGTATCGTTTGGTTGGCAGCAAAAATATACCGTGTGGGCATCCTTATGTACGGTAAAAAACCAAGCTATAAGGAACTTTTTAAATGGCTTAAGTATTAA
- a CDS encoding PPK2 family polyphosphate kinase yields MDYINSSAYRVTGPMKISEVPTREDFGLSDKQLKKDLKITRRELGEFQDMLYAHGKYSVLICLQGMDTSGKDSLIREVFKDFNVSGVEVHSFKVPTELELDHNYLWRHYIALPAKGKFGVFNRTHYENVLVTRVHPEYILGERIPGIHSVVDIQQEFWDKRFEQINNFERHLFENGTIIFKFFLHLSKEEQRQRLLRRLAIKEKHWKFSPGDLKERKLWEAYQSCYEEAINNTSKEHAPWDVIPADNKKAARVIVATILLERLKKYKDIREPALDAKIMANLETYENQLQGEK; encoded by the coding sequence ATGGATTATATAAATAGTAGTGCGTATAGGGTCACGGGACCGATGAAAATTTCAGAAGTTCCCACACGAGAAGATTTTGGACTTTCGGATAAACAACTAAAAAAAGACCTTAAGATAACTAGGAGAGAACTGGGTGAATTTCAAGATATGCTCTATGCTCACGGAAAGTATAGCGTTCTTATTTGTCTGCAAGGCATGGATACCTCCGGTAAGGATAGTCTTATTCGTGAGGTCTTTAAGGATTTCAATGTCAGTGGTGTTGAGGTACACAGTTTTAAGGTGCCTACGGAATTGGAACTGGACCATAATTATTTATGGAGACACTATATAGCATTACCGGCCAAAGGTAAATTCGGGGTATTCAATAGAACACACTATGAAAACGTATTGGTGACCAGGGTACATCCGGAATACATTTTGGGAGAGCGTATACCTGGCATACATTCCGTTGTGGATATACAACAAGAATTCTGGGACAAGCGTTTTGAACAGATCAATAATTTTGAAAGGCATTTGTTCGAGAACGGTACTATTATTTTTAAGTTTTTCCTTCATCTCTCCAAAGAGGAACAGCGTCAGCGGTTGTTGCGTAGGTTGGCCATTAAGGAAAAACACTGGAAATTTTCTCCAGGAGATTTAAAAGAACGAAAATTATGGGAGGCCTATCAATCTTGTTACGAGGAAGCCATCAACAATACTTCAAAAGAACATGCGCCTTGGGATGTCATTCCGGCCGATAATAAAAAAGCGGCTCGGGTCATTGTCGCTACAATCCTGTTAGAAAGGTTAAAAAAATACAAAGATATCAGGGAGCCAGCCTTGGACGCTAAAATAATGGCTAATTTAGAAACCTATGAAAATCAACTACAAGGTGAAAAATAA
- a CDS encoding cold-shock protein: protein MSKGTVKFFNDSKGYGFITEDGSNEDHFVHISGLIDEVREGDVVEFELQQGKKGLNAVNVKVVD, encoded by the coding sequence ATGAGTAAAGGAACAGTAAAATTCTTCAATGATTCCAAAGGATATGGTTTCATCACTGAAGATGGTTCAAACGAAGATCATTTTGTACACATTTCTGGCTTAATCGACGAAGTTCGAGAAGGTGATGTTGTGGAATTTGAACTACAACAAGGTAAAAAAGGATTAAACGCCGTTAATGTGAAAGTAGTTGACTAG
- a CDS encoding DUF6268 family outer membrane beta-barrel protein, protein MGNGRRLGLVFFIFSVALTIAQTPDVFRAEYMLMPENSFDVRTTRIKLLANVPIPVREKKDFVVLGAEYNKFDYTVPQTTLPNAADLSNFHVLDVNFAYVYKWNEDWRFIGVVTPRWASTFTDGIQREDFNINYTAGGYKEKKDVEKPYRLVLGLSYSATSPIQVPLPFVYYEKRFRPNWAYTIGVPKTGIKLYTKKQHFFQAELFLDGYYVNIQNNILLSNNNLSTDISHTALLLTLGYQYKFTKDISVYLLGGHTITQNGVLRDSDRQNIFTLNNGPGLYFRTGFRIGI, encoded by the coding sequence ATGGGGAATGGGCGAAGATTAGGACTGGTATTTTTTATTTTTTCTGTCGCTCTTACCATCGCTCAAACTCCAGATGTCTTTAGGGCGGAATACATGTTGATGCCAGAGAATAGCTTTGATGTTAGGACCACCAGAATAAAATTATTGGCCAATGTTCCTATACCGGTACGTGAAAAGAAGGATTTTGTGGTTCTAGGTGCGGAGTACAACAAGTTTGATTATACCGTACCCCAAACCACCTTGCCGAATGCGGCCGACCTCAGTAATTTTCATGTGCTGGACGTAAATTTTGCGTATGTGTACAAGTGGAACGAGGATTGGCGTTTTATAGGAGTGGTGACACCGCGTTGGGCATCGACTTTCACGGACGGAATTCAAAGAGAGGATTTTAATATTAACTATACCGCCGGAGGATATAAAGAAAAAAAGGACGTGGAGAAGCCCTATAGGTTGGTATTGGGCCTTTCCTATAGCGCTACTTCTCCCATTCAGGTGCCACTGCCTTTTGTGTATTACGAAAAGCGTTTTAGGCCTAATTGGGCCTATACCATAGGTGTGCCAAAAACGGGCATTAAATTATACACCAAAAAACAACATTTTTTCCAGGCAGAGCTTTTCTTGGACGGGTATTATGTGAATATTCAAAATAATATACTTCTTTCAAATAATAATTTATCTACGGATATTTCACATACGGCATTATTATTGACCCTTGGTTATCAGTATAAGTTTACTAAAGATATTTCTGTTTATCTTTTAGGGGGGCATACCATAACGCAAAACGGAGTGTTAAGGGATAGTGACCGACAGAATATTTTTACACTCAATAATGGACCCGGGTTGTATTTCAGGACAGGATTTAGAATAGGAATTTAA
- a CDS encoding ABC transporter ATP-binding protein, whose product MNNILVTKEVTKQYGNYTALKNISLEIPKNSIYGLLGPNGAGKTTLIRIINQITYPDKGAVLFDGEILKTEHISQIGYLPEERGLYKSMKVGEQALYLAQLKGLSKADAKAKLKFWFDRLEIGDWWNKKIQELSKGMAQKIQFIVTVLHEPKLLIFDEPFSGFDPINANLIKDEILKLKDAGTSIIFSTHRMESVEELCEYIALIHQSEKILDGKLSDIKKAYKNNIFEVGLEIENPDNFLTQLKEKFAILSSEYDSDENQLNFSVQLESNESRPLLHYLGDKANVNSFVETIPSANDIFIRTIKSKGISHE is encoded by the coding sequence ATGAACAACATTTTGGTCACTAAAGAGGTTACCAAACAGTACGGAAACTATACTGCTTTAAAGAATATCTCCTTAGAAATTCCTAAAAATAGTATTTACGGATTGTTAGGCCCCAACGGTGCCGGTAAGACTACCCTAATACGTATCATCAACCAAATTACCTATCCAGACAAGGGAGCGGTTCTATTTGATGGTGAAATCCTAAAAACAGAACATATTTCGCAAATCGGCTATCTGCCAGAGGAACGCGGTCTCTATAAGAGTATGAAGGTCGGAGAGCAAGCCTTGTACTTAGCGCAACTCAAAGGATTGTCAAAAGCAGATGCCAAGGCTAAACTGAAATTTTGGTTCGATCGTTTAGAAATCGGAGATTGGTGGAACAAGAAAATCCAGGAGCTTTCCAAAGGTATGGCACAGAAAATACAGTTCATTGTTACCGTACTTCATGAGCCAAAACTTTTGATTTTTGACGAGCCTTTCAGTGGCTTTGATCCCATTAATGCCAATCTTATAAAAGATGAAATACTAAAGCTCAAGGACGCAGGCACATCGATAATATTCTCTACCCACCGTATGGAATCTGTTGAGGAATTATGCGAATATATTGCACTTATACATCAATCTGAAAAAATATTGGACGGTAAATTAAGTGACATTAAAAAAGCGTACAAGAACAATATTTTCGAAGTCGGTTTGGAAATTGAGAATCCTGATAATTTTTTGACCCAGTTAAAGGAAAAATTTGCCATACTAAGTTCGGAATATGATAGCGATGAGAATCAGCTTAATTTTTCTGTGCAATTAGAATCTAATGAATCAAGACCCTTGCTACACTATTTAGGAGACAAAGCCAATGTAAATAGTTTCGTGGAGACCATACCATCGGCAAACGACATATTTATACGAACTATAAAAAGTAAAGGTATTTCTCATGAATAA